Genomic DNA from Opitutaceae bacterium:
CTGCGGAAGAGACCGTGATTGTTTTATTCAACGATATGACAAGATTGGCTGTCGCCACCTCCGAAAGGTGGCGTCAGCGTATCGATCCGTTTGTTGAATCCTCCACACTCGAGTAATCCCATGAATGTCCTGAAACGATTGTCCCTGATTTGTGCCCTGGCGATCGGAGTTGTCGCGCACGCGGCGCCTGCGAAGCAGGTCAAGCCGCTGAATGTCCTTTGGATATTTGCCGAGGATTTCAGCCCGCACCTCGGGTGCTACGGCACGAAAGAGGTGTGGAGTCCGAACCTTGATCGCATGGCGACGGAGGGCATGCGGTTTGACCGTGCTTTCACAACGGCTCCGGTGTGCTCGGCGAGCCGCTCCGCGATGATGACGGGCATGTATCAAACGACGATCAATGCACAGAATCATCGCTCGAACCGCGGACCCGATCATCCGCTCCCTGCGGGCGTGAAGGTCATCACGGACTGGATGCGTCCCGCAGGCTACTTCACGGCGAACATCCGGCATTTTCCCGCGCCGATCACGTTCACCGGAGCCGGTAAGACGGATTGGAATTTCTACTACCCGGGCAAGCCATTCGATTCCGACCGCTGGTCGGACTTGAAGAGTCACCAGCCCTTTTATGCGCAGATCAATTTTCCCGAGACGCACCGGAACGCCGCGTCGACAATCGCGACCGGCCGGGCGTTTCCCGCCGCGCGGCGCGCGGATCCCGCGAAGGTGGAGATCCCGTCCTACTATCCCGACTGTCCGGAGGTGCGCGACGACTGGGCCAACTATCTTGATGATGCCTCCGCGTTGGATGTGAAGATCGGCGAGGTGCTCGCGCTGCTCGAGCGCGAGGGGCTCGCGGACAACACCCTGGTGATTTTTCAGGGGGACCATGGACAGGCTCACATTCGTGGCAAGCAGTGGTGTTATGACAGCGGCCTGAGGGTGCCGTTGATCATGCGCTGGCCCAGAGGGCTGCCTGCGCCGGCGGGATTCAAGCCGGGGACTGTGAGCGGCCGGATAGTCGAGGCGATCGACCTCACGCCCACGACGCTCGCGCTCGCCGGTATTCCAAAACCGCCCGCCATGCAGGGAAGGATTCTTTTCGGACCGAATGCCGACGCGCCTCGGGAATATGCCTTCGGAGCCAGGGACCGCTGCGACGAAACGGTCTTTCGCCTGCGCACTGTGCGCGACGCGAAATATCGCTACATCCGCAATTTCACACCGGAGAAGACGTTCTTTGCGCTCAACCGCTACAAGGAGAACCAGTACGTGGCGATCCCGGCGATCCGGCGCCTGCATTTTGCGGGCAAGCTGAACGCCGTGCAGGAGGCTTTGTTTGCACCTCACATGCCGCCGGAAGAATTCTACGACCTTGATTCAGATCCCTATGAAACAAGGAATCTGGTCGATTCCAAAAAGCCCGAGGATGTTGCCGCTCTCGCGAGGTTGCGCTCCGCTCTGGAGAAATGGATCGAGGAATCGAATGATCACGGTCGCGTTTTTGAATCGGCGGAGGAGATTCAGAAACTTGACGACAAAATGGAGGGCTGGTCGCGCAGCACCTTTGGGCGCCGATTCAACAACAGGCCCGATTCAGATTTTCCAATCGGCAAGTCTGGAGAGGACTGAACGATTGGCGGAATGTCGCCGCACGAGTCCCGGCGGCCTGGAGGTCGAGGAGCGTTCGCAGTCAACCAACGCAGCCGGCAACGTCGA
This window encodes:
- a CDS encoding sulfatase, which gives rise to MNVLKRLSLICALAIGVVAHAAPAKQVKPLNVLWIFAEDFSPHLGCYGTKEVWSPNLDRMATEGMRFDRAFTTAPVCSASRSAMMTGMYQTTINAQNHRSNRGPDHPLPAGVKVITDWMRPAGYFTANIRHFPAPITFTGAGKTDWNFYYPGKPFDSDRWSDLKSHQPFYAQINFPETHRNAASTIATGRAFPAARRADPAKVEIPSYYPDCPEVRDDWANYLDDASALDVKIGEVLALLEREGLADNTLVIFQGDHGQAHIRGKQWCYDSGLRVPLIMRWPRGLPAPAGFKPGTVSGRIVEAIDLTPTTLALAGIPKPPAMQGRILFGPNADAPREYAFGARDRCDETVFRLRTVRDAKYRYIRNFTPEKTFFALNRYKENQYVAIPAIRRLHFAGKLNAVQEALFAPHMPPEEFYDLDSDPYETRNLVDSKKPEDVAALARLRSALEKWIEESNDHGRVFESAEEIQKLDDKMEGWSRSTFGRRFNNRPDSDFPIGKSGED